The Cheilinus undulatus linkage group 17, ASM1832078v1, whole genome shotgun sequence genomic sequence TGACCTTCTAATGACCTTTTGCTcatgctgcaggatgagacagtGGAACTGCTCCGATTCAAAAGAGGGGGTGATTCGCTCCGCAGTATGATCTGGACTGTGGTGCAGCTGttttatgtggaaattggaggccAGGATACAGTAAGATATGACTGAACCACTGAATGATGATGTTCAGCTCAGTGATGAGGACTTTCACCTGAAAAACAATGGAAGACTAGCACTGCCCCGTTGTAAACCACATCTAACatgtaaaatctaaaaatacGTTTGAGGAAACTTTAACAgctgtctgatgtttttaatgccaCTATCCaccctgctgtcacagtcagcaggaaACCACAGAAATTGAGTTGCCACCGTAGTTATGGCGGCCACCAAGAGGTGGCAGTTCCCACAAATCGCCCACTAGAGTCATTTATAGATTTAATTAAAATATAGCTAAGAGAATATCAGTGATTTTTAGCTCAAAGTGCTGAAATTGGGTTCTGAAGGGTCTTAACACAGTATCTTAAACTCAGGTCTTCCTATTAAATATCACATCTCTGGAGGCTACAGATGAATAAAAACTTCTAAAACAGATGAGAAATTGCGTTAACTTTAAAATTCTTTCTTTAAAACTCATTCCTCCATCATGTTTCACTCTTAATGTTATTATTCCTCTGTGTTTATCTGTAGTCTAACagtaaaaatgcttaaaaatgcaTGGCTGATTTGCTGaccctcttgtttttttttttttggtgcccAATCTGAAGCTATATCCAGCAGCTGAATTTACCCAGAATGTTGAACTTTTCATTGACGGAAATGCGAGTTGTCCTGTCCTACATGCTTGGATTCATTGAAACCCAGAGTACACATATTTGTAACACAGCTGAATGTAGAAGTGTACAGCACACATAAATGATCAGTGAAGATTCTCTGTCATTGTAAGCGAGAGAGACGTAACACTAAAACACTCACATCCTAAAACAAACCCATCACAGCAAGCTACAGTACGACTTCGACGTGTAGACCGACATAATGAGAGGTTAGAGGTTGTATCCTCGCCAAGAATGCCACAGCAACGACATAAAAAAAGATTAGTGGTCCATCTTTACAAACATGCAGAAGTATTTCAAAAACATACTTCTGGCTGTATTcagatataaaaaaatcaaaggtttGTGTTCAGGTGATTCCACCTGTCTGAGCCTTCATTTTCGCTTCATTTTGGCTCCACGTATCCGGAAAAGatgagcatttaaaaaaaacttccacACTAGTTTTCCCAGTCAGTGCAGGGGAGGCCTTCATCTTCAGACTCGGACTCGGGTGAAGCCTCTTTGATTCTCCTAAGAGCTTCGTGGATGCTGCGGGTCAGAGCGTCGGCAGAGTGAGGGAAGGTCTTGGCGTGACGCTGCTGCTCCGGTCGGGTCCGTACCTTCCTCAGCCGGACGCCCTGACGGATCTGAGCCAGGATGTTGTTGCTGTCGTCGTCCGGGTCTGGGGCTAGGACTCGGAGCTCGGCTTTTCTCAGGTGGAAACTTCCTCGTTTGAGAGAGGCCAGGACCTCGTCCATCGGGGAACTCGCTGCAGATAGACAGTGGAAATGACAGTCAGCAGTAGCACAGTAGCATTGTTAGCTTGAGATACTAATGCATTAACAGTTAGAGATAAGCACCAAAATCTGGCACCAGTTCTTACATCTCCAATACCTAACCAGCAGGATTACAACAGATTTAAGTGCCTACTTTAAGTACCTGCCACTTCAAATGAAAAGCACAGAGTATCTTGATATCATGACTAACTTCAAACTCGGATTTCCTGTCTCACCTCTCCTCCACTGTGAAGAGTCCAGTGAGGCCGTCTTCCTCAGCTTCTTCCTCGCCGTCAGCAGCTGACTGCTGTCGAAGAATCGAGGAGAAAAAGGGGCTAAAGGCAGAGACGAAGGTTCAGACTCCCGAGGATGGAGCCTCACCGGGCTCTCCGAGGGTTTCTCCTCACCCGGCAGCTGCTTGTCCTCTAAAGAAGGGGGTGGAGGAGGCGGGGGAGGTggtggagggggaggaggaggagggggaggaccCAGTGACAGAATAGATGGAGGTGATGAGAGTGGAGGCAGGGAGAGGAAGGGTGGTGAGGAGTCCAGACTTTGGAGAGGAACAGTGGGTAAAGAAACGCCTTCACAGGCGCAGGCGTCTGggggaggaggagcagagagtTCTGGGAGGTCGGAGATGGTGTCGGTCTGGACGCTGGTCGTCTGGGTGCTGGGCTGCTGACCGCCTCTTCTCCGGCTGTGGGGCTGAGTCAGACGCAGCCGGCTGGACTTCAGGGTCATCTGACCGGGATAACGCTGAGAAAGGGAGTCAATGAGGAACGTGAGTCAACAAATAGTTTTTAAACTTGCACAAAACTTGGAAAATTTATAAGCTGAGATGTAATTGTTAACTTCTAAGGTGAATGTTTCGCGTTTATACTTATATTTCTCAGCCAGTCCTTTACTAGCAAAAACATAAACCCAGCAGGTACTGTttagaaaaaatgctgcaaGGGACTGAGTAGGAAGGTCATGTGACCAGTATGTCTTTGTTATGTATACAGGCTGAACATCAGGGGCTGCAGATGCATGATTCTCCAAGGGGGTTGCAATTTCTTGCTGCTGGATCATCTAAATTTGTTATCTTCATGCAAACACATAGGAGGAAATGCCCTTAAAATTACCATTTGCACTCATACTTAATGAGCAGATTCTCTCCAAACTGTGTGGAAACTATCAACTGCTCTGGTCCATGATCTGATCCTGATCATGACTAGCTCTTCATGTCTTAATTCATGGGAAATACTCCTCTGCTGCTCCCTTTTGGCAGGTGGTTTGTAAAGCACCCTCAGGCACATTTAGAGCTCCTATCTCTTGTGTTGAAGAGGAGCAGATGCACATGTTAAACTTGTAACGAGAGTCAATGAAGGGCTGGGAATGCCTGAGCAGAAAACGTGTGACCAACTTTGAGCACACAGAATGTTTTTGATCTACACCACTggtactcaacatgtggctcttgagtgatgatttgaggctcttttcCGTCTTAATTTGCAATactattcccccagaaaaccttaaaaaagggaaacttcgacctcagaaatgatccattacaAGTCAAATTAATAAGCTTGTTTCCCAAGCTTATTtagttggctttaattttctACCTCTATTTCTGTCTATACATTTCCACTgccctttttgcaatttttgcccatttttccatttatacTGCCTTAAGCCCACTTCTGTCACttcttttgcatctttttgcccattttgccacttttatccattttttcccctttacaccagtttttggctcttttatccTTTTACCCCTTTGTACTTTTTTGCCCagttaagctgccttttgttattaaatgcaactttttcccccacttttgGCTGCTTATTGGCcatttttcccaactttttgcccattttaagtcatcttcacttatttttgctatgttttaccactttttggccatttttgccttctgtaactcattttttgtcacttctccccatttttgccactttttgatgacctttaacttatttttattgctactttaacccattttttgccacttttcaccacttggattgtggctcttgcgaaggGTTTCTTCAatcatttggctctttggtttagcagggttgagtaacactgatctagacTTATTTTGCACATTACACATTTTACTTTCTACCAAAATCATACTTTCTTATTTTCAATTTATGTAGATTTCAAATAAATATGTTACATTTTCTCAGTGAACCGAAACACTAACATTTCCCTTGTGGAGAGTGGTATAGCGGCGCTCTGGAGCCCTCTATTGACCAACCATCACTGTTAAACAGCAATTTGTTACACCAGTTATGCTTAAAATAATATAACATGACTGACGGACTACTTTAAAACAGGTGCTATGGTCAGTACAACGTTTCCAGGTAAACAGAAGCCATTGGATTGGCCTGggtaaaaatgtattcatggaATTCATGGTTTTCAGCACTGatattttgttgaaaacaggGATATCTTTTCCATGCTACATTACAGTTACATTATAAACTCTACTTCAGCTTCTCATTTTGACTAGAAGTTTATTTCAGCATGGAACGGTTGATGTAAATGTGAAATGAATCTGCTAAATCATTTTGAAGTAGCTGCTGAAATCCCATCATAATTTGTCCAtatttgttttataaacatCTCTTCCACAGGAAACTCTGCTCTAGGAAGTATTGTAAAGTGTGATGTGATACCTGTTTGAGGCTACGAAGTCTGTCCAGAGTCCTCTGCCTCTCCTGACTCACTCTGGCATTTCTTTTTGCTTCATCTTCCTCAGTCTCTTCGACCTATAAAGAAGAGAACAAGCGAGATCCCATGTAGTAGCAAGTATTTTTGGGTTTAAAGCTGATCTTTTTACTAACATCTGGCTCTAAAACAAAGATCCTCTGACTTCTCCAAAGTGGACTCTAGTGAAGGTTGGATTACAAGGGCAAAACCATTCAACTTCTCAGGAAATCactgaataaaactgaaattttgaTATGGAAAATCTGACATCAGATTCAAtacttttaagacctttttaacATCTCTCTATGAATGCATCTTCAACTTCTAAACTGTTACACTGGCAATACAGGTATGTGTATTTTATTGTGCATATTGTAAGATAAATATGTGACAACAgtaaagaaaatgcagaaagtATTTGTTAATGTAGGAGGCAAATAAAGCTTTCTGTGATTCTGGCAGGTCTCTGTGCTAGAGTTACACAAGGTAAAAGAAAACCTGAGCTGCTTTTAATTTGcaaaattgtgtaaaatgtgaaaaagtgtcAGCCCCGGCCTCAGTTTCAACAAATTCACCTTCAATCACCTCTCTGAAATTCGCATTTTCCTATTATTTGCTTGCAAATAATGTGTCCCTAGATAGAGACACAGAGGAGCTTTGAGGATGCACTCATAGCTAGAAAGGGTCAGAACATAGCAAGCCTGCAGACTAATGCCTGGTGGAGTTCTAGCAGAATCTCAGTGGtgcttaaaatgaaatgtaaaaacgAAAGCAGGAAAACTATCCTTCAACCCCTCTTAACAGCTCAGAATTTAAGACCTTATTGGCTTGCATTCTAGACTGATCAATATCTTTGAAAAGCCTCAATTTTTGCTAAATTGATCTAGCAACTTTTGagacttttaaagaccctgCAGACTTCCTGTACAGCTAAAATATTTTGGTCAAGTTTTTCTCTCATCTCTTATTTCAACAATCCTGAGCTTTGAAAAACTTAAATATCAAATAACTATGAAGGAAATTCTAGtgtaaaaatgttgatataaaTTGCGTCATTCAGAGAAACTGCCAGGATTTGCCAGTGTTTATTCTTACCTGCAGTGACTTTGGGGAATCACCTTCACCTTGTCTCTGTTGTAACTTCTGGTTGTGATTTACAATACAGATTTCCTATAGGACAcaaaaagcacttttaaaaaaggtCCTAACTAACTGCTtaccctttaaaaaaacacattagaaaaGCTCAAACTAACTGTTTATGCTGCACTGAAGTCTCTTTAGAGACATCTCTTGGATAATAGTCAGTGCGTACCTTCTTGTTTTTGAGGTAGACTTTCTTGGCAGTGATGCGTCCTCTTCTGGCCTCCAGCTGCCGCGTCCTCTGCTGCAGGATACAGAGTTCTTCATCTCTGAGAGGGGAAGGAGGGGTAGCGGGGTCTTCGTCACCCTTCATGGCATCAGGACTCTCAAAGGCATCGTAGTACACAACTTCATCCTGTCGCTCTGGACAAAAATCAGACAAGTTAACAGCTAACAGTGCTGCTGGAACTGATTCAACACTGAAAATAGTGTTCTAACCCAACATCTCAAGGCAAATTTGCACCCAGTAGCTGATTTGATagttgaaaaacacatttttcagcaATGTCttgttaaaatttcaaaatgtactagACCCTTGGTACTCAACCGGTAGGTCAcaaagctgttttcagtggattATAAATGTGATCCTGTTAAAAGTATGAtgcaaaagtctatgatgtgcttttattttgaaggatatgtctccATCTATTAGTTCCAGCATATCTTTTGTTCCAGCTCAAGTATAAACTtctcaatttttcattaaaaatttgaggttatatttaaaaaaatctaagaaatTTCAGTCTTGATTTGTTGTTGAGAGGTTATGGTGGGTCCCGCTGCAACCCTACCTGAGAACAACTGTTGTGGACAAGTGGTTACCAAAAAACTAAGACATATATAATTATCtaaagttgtatattttatccattatttcaaaaaacttaaaatgagcTTATTTAGCATAAAACTAGCTATAGCTATACATTGAGATTAGTGCTTAAATGAAAGTAACGTGACAAAAAAcgcttaaaatgtaaatttgttcaTGGTTGTTTGTGTAACATTGTACactttaaccacctccaggaacagtgggggtccccagtctctggtgctgttattttgggggtcacaggctgaaaagtttggaaacccctgTGTTAGACTACCTAAAAGATAAATGTACTTTAAGATCTCAGTACTTATCATCGACTTATACCAggatcaaaataaaagccacgTTTGTCTTCTTCACACAGACCGCATCATAAAACCCTGTATCTCACCAGTCATCTGCCTGCGGAGACTCTGAAGCTGAGCGGTGAGCAGCAGCTCTTCACAGCGCAGCACCTCCGCCTGGATGTCATACAGCTGCAGCTGCAACTCGTAGTACAGCGCCTCCAGCTGGTCCAGGCGCAGCATGGCGTCCTCCCCACCCTGCAGGCTCTGCatctaaaacacacaaacaatccCATCACTCTCCTACTGCCGACCATGGAGATTCTTGTTTTTCCTGATTGTGTTTGTAACATTAGAGGACCCGTTGGGGATTTAATCTGAAGCAGTGTTCCTGTTTTCTCTAAATACCgcatgtttttttgtatttgctcATGTAAAGGGAGCGTTTGACCCCAACAGTCATTCCCAGTGAGTCATCTTCCCTCTTGTTCACCAGGATGTTATTCCCTCCATTACAGGATGTTTGAGCCATGAGCTCATTTTTCAAACACGACCATTATCtcgtttttttcccctcctctctcagctTGTCTGTTGTCATTATGGTTCCTCACTGTAGggtctgtttctttttttccatctgtaTCAGTGATAAATAAGTGTATCATGATATCACTTTACCTCCTCCTTCAGGCCGTGTTTCCTCTGCTCCAGGCAGATTTCCTTTGCTCTCATCAGCTGTAGTGTTTCTTTGGACACGGCGTACTGCAGCCGTTCCATACGCTCCACCGCTGCCGTCCACGCCGACTTTCCAAACTTCCTCTGGTCTGCTCGCATCCGCTCATACAAAGCTGCAACACACATTTACAAGACTGTCAGTGAATGGTTGGTTAATTATTTATTTGCCTAAACTTTGAGGAACAGCTAGTTTTCTGTGGTTC encodes the following:
- the jmy gene encoding junction-mediating and -regulatory protein; this encodes MSFTMEDNLESGWVSVRPKVFDEKERHKFVFIVAWNDIEGKFAITCHNRTVQRRSTLLDLDSGSYVAAQLSTAGEKRTKSPVKTKTDDQTGKVRPHSIPKGKPSTKAVKVGASKTSECISTTLGSWDIVTPKVIDMEILDPVDVTLSPDDSDPGDTDSSVREDFSWAGLFSFQDLRAVHLQLCAVNSDLEPCLPSFPEEQSGVWTVLFGSAGVSQRETDALCYQLQVYLGHALDTCGWKILSQVLFSEGDDTEEYYESLSELRQKGYEDALERAKRRMQEVLDKHKAMDSMVELLQVYPEEDEAYGELLEATTQLYHYLLQPFRDMRELAMLRRQQIKISLETERLGPRRVDGLRKEDEEWQKKAHSAVLSIQDLTVKFFETTTRAQKALYERMRADQRKFGKSAWTAAVERMERLQYAVSKETLQLMRAKEICLEQRKHGLKEEMQSLQGGEDAMLRLDQLEALYYELQLQLYDIQAEVLRCEELLLTAQLQSLRRQMTERQDEVVYYDAFESPDAMKGDEDPATPPSPLRDEELCILQQRTRQLEARRGRITAKKVYLKNKKEICIVNHNQKLQQRQGEGDSPKSLQVEETEEDEAKRNARVSQERQRTLDRLRSLKQRYPGQMTLKSSRLRLTQPHSRRRGGQQPSTQTTSVQTDTISDLPELSAPPPPDACACEGVSLPTVPLQSLDSSPPFLSLPPLSSPPSILSLGPPPPPPPPPPPPPPPPPPSLEDKQLPGEEKPSESPVRLHPRESEPSSLPLAPFSPRFFDSSQLLTARKKLRKTASLDSSQWRRASSPMDEVLASLKRGSFHLRKAELRVLAPDPDDDSNNILAQIRQGVRLRKVRTRPEQQRHAKTFPHSADALTRSIHEALRRIKEASPESESEDEGLPCTDWEN